The following are encoded together in the Candidatus Woesebacteria bacterium genome:
- a CDS encoding type II secretion system protein, whose protein sequence is MKRNLGFTLIELLIVIAILGVMAVVMLVVINPVERLAQSRDAGRISTITQLGHAGAAYYTDKASYPTEANWAQELIDAGTLKSFPAGVAYTANDVVHCASQEQPVFNPTFCYETDALLDPIMFARAEADIHNLKCTVGGAYFVYSFEDGRAGTVCSVDDPDPWAAGTQTYVE, encoded by the coding sequence ATGAAAAGAAACCTCGGATTTACACTCATTGAACTACTGATTGTTATCGCCATTCTTGGAGTAATGGCTGTTGTAATGCTTGTTGTGATTAACCCAGTTGAGCGCTTGGCGCAAAGTAGAGACGCAGGAAGAATTTCTACAATTACACAATTAGGTCATGCTGGAGCCGCTTACTATACCGACAAAGCAAGTTATCCAACAGAAGCAAACTGGGCGCAGGAGTTAATTGATGCAGGAACCCTGAAATCTTTTCCTGCAGGAGTTGCCTATACTGCAAATGATGTTGTTCATTGCGCATCTCAAGAACAACCTGTATTTAATCCTACATTTTGTTATGAAACCGATGCCTTGCTCGACCCGATTATGTTTGCCCGCGCTGAGGCGGATATTCACAATCTTAAGTGTACAGTCGGTGGAGCCTACTTTGTCTATTCATTTGAAGATGGACGAGCTGGTACAGTTTGTTCAGTCGATGACCCTGATCCATGGGCTGCGGGAACGCAGACGTATGTGGAGTAG
- a CDS encoding prepilin peptidase, whose protein sequence is MEAIYLLLIIVSGFVMGSFITAYSYRAPRKKSIAKGRSFCDSCGKKISWYDNIPLFSYILLNSKSRCCNKKIGRRYPSIEISTAAIFSLMYFAYKNCSFAGNFPVLPSTVCSMRESFGIGALFLLLFAVVILISIFVIDFENQIIPDEPVFLLFTVAFLVFVLGTSPLLYQNLLVAFAVAAFFLLLNLITLGRGMGLGDVKLSLVLSFILGWPNSFVFLFASFVTGSIVGVFLILTGKAKFGKHIPFGPFLVFSFFMVLIFGPLFVFPMLPYY, encoded by the coding sequence ATGGAGGCAATTTATCTTCTTTTAATTATAGTCAGCGGTTTCGTGATGGGATCGTTTATTACGGCGTATTCATATCGCGCACCAAGAAAAAAAAGCATTGCAAAGGGTAGGTCGTTTTGTGATAGCTGTGGGAAAAAGATAAGTTGGTATGACAACATTCCCCTATTTTCCTATATCTTGCTTAATTCCAAAAGCCGTTGCTGTAATAAAAAAATCGGACGCAGGTATCCCTCGATTGAAATCTCGACGGCGGCAATTTTTTCTCTTATGTATTTTGCTTACAAAAATTGTTCCTTTGCAGGTAATTTCCCCGTTTTACCTAGTACCGTTTGTTCGATGCGTGAATCATTTGGAATCGGTGCGCTATTTCTTTTACTATTTGCGGTAGTGATTTTAATAAGTATTTTTGTTATCGATTTTGAAAACCAGATAATTCCCGATGAACCCGTTTTCTTACTTTTTACGGTAGCATTTTTGGTGTTTGTTTTAGGAACGTCCCCCCTGCTGTATCAAAATTTACTGGTGGCTTTTGCGGTTGCGGCGTTTTTCCTATTACTGAATTTGATCACTTTGGGACGCGGGATGGGTTTGGGAGACGTAAAACTTTCTCTCGTCCTTTCATTTATTCTCGGTTGGCCAAACAGTTTTGTCTTTCTTTTTGCAAGCTTTGTTACAGGTTCAATTGTCGGAGTATTTCTAATTTTAACCGGAAAAGCAAAATTCGGTAAACATATCCCCTTTGGACCTTTTTTGGTTTTTTCATTTTTTATGGTACTAATCTTTGGCCCGCTATTTGTATTTCCAATGTTACCGTATTATTAA
- a CDS encoding type II secretion system protein, translating into MRNKSAFTLIELLIVMAVLGLLTAMVMLTYPTSQEKARDTRRKSDIKQYQTAMEVYATRHNNLFATSSNAVANATTLCATFNLTSCPDDPRLIGSQPNYKYASTANTYVFWAQLERPNTANLTQWFVVCSNGKAGDSTTQPSNATCPI; encoded by the coding sequence ATGCGAAATAAATCTGCCTTTACACTTATTGAATTACTTATTGTGATGGCTGTTTTGGGACTTCTGACTGCCATGGTTATGCTTACGTACCCCACGTCACAAGAAAAAGCGCGCGATACGAGACGCAAAAGCGACATTAAACAGTATCAAACGGCGATGGAGGTGTACGCAACCAGGCATAATAATTTGTTTGCCACTAGCAGTAATGCAGTTGCAAATGCGACGACCTTGTGCGCTACTTTTAACTTAACCAGTTGCCCTGACGATCCGCGATTAATCGGCTCTCAACCCAACTATAAATATGCATCGACGGCAAACACTTACGTTTTCTGGGCGCAGTTGGAACGGCCCAATACAGCTAATTTAACTCAATGGTTTGTGGTTTGTTCAAACGGAAAAGCGGGTGATTCCACTACTCAACCAAGTAACGCAACATGCCCAATATAA
- a CDS encoding prepilin-type N-terminal cleavage/methylation domain-containing protein: MHKKTNKGFTLVELLITMMIVAILAAISIFGLQGARESGRDAKRKADLESIRSALEIYRADCGNYPASLGTSITGACPGPAANTYMQAVPTDPLGGAYIYNRITLTSYRICSTLEQIPDPANDVSGCSGCSGGDCRYRVLNP; this comes from the coding sequence ATGCACAAAAAAACTAATAAGGGTTTTACCCTGGTAGAGCTATTAATAACAATGATGATTGTTGCGATTCTTGCCGCCATTAGTATTTTTGGTTTGCAAGGTGCACGTGAGTCCGGCAGGGATGCCAAAAGGAAAGCGGATCTGGAGTCGATTAGATCAGCACTTGAAATTTACAGGGCTGATTGTGGAAATTATCCGGCATCGCTTGGGACGTCGATAACCGGTGCTTGTCCAGGACCAGCAGCAAACACTTATATGCAGGCAGTCCCCACTGACCCACTTGGTGGAGCTTATATTTACAATAGAATTACACTTACAAGCTATCGGATATGTTCGACTTTAGAGCAAATTCCGGATCCGGCAAACGATGTTTCGGGTTGTTCGGGATGTAGCGGTGGAGATTGTCGCTATAGAGTGTTAAATCCATGA
- a CDS encoding prepilin-type N-terminal cleavage/methylation domain-containing protein gives MRRPINIQTRQRGFTFIELLIGLVIMGILFMVGFANYRGFASRQNIEAVVREMKGDLRLAQQMATSGVKSSDPASSCHAIDKELQGYVVRGTSATSYAVYANCDGENLVKEVNLSEKYPNITLSDFEFTFLPLAGGITWSGPDRIDIDEVVGGASIESRQIIVTAAGQIN, from the coding sequence ATGAGACGCCCAATAAATATCCAAACACGACAACGAGGTTTTACTTTCATTGAACTTCTGATAGGTCTGGTGATTATGGGAATACTCTTTATGGTGGGATTTGCCAATTATCGTGGGTTTGCAAGTAGACAAAACATCGAAGCTGTTGTGAGAGAAATGAAAGGAGACCTGAGATTAGCGCAGCAAATGGCGACAAGTGGGGTCAAGTCGAGTGATCCGGCCAGTTCGTGTCATGCTATCGATAAGGAATTGCAAGGATATGTTGTGAGAGGAACAAGCGCAACATCTTACGCAGTTTACGCAAACTGCGACGGAGAAAATCTTGTCAAGGAAGTCAATCTTTCCGAAAAATATCCCAATATAACGCTTTCAGATTTCGAATTTACTTTCTTACCGCTTGCCGGAGGGATAACCTGGTCGGGACCGGATAGGATAGATATTGACGAAGTTGTTGGTGGTGCAAGTATTGAATCGCGACAAATTATAGTGACCGCAGCCGGCCAAATCAATTAA
- a CDS encoding prepilin-type N-terminal cleavage/methylation domain-containing protein has product MLKNQTITPTKIKGFSLVELLIVVTIFAILSVVGTQIVTVSLRSTTKSEEMSTVREDVDFVLNVINRQLRNAKSIDCTASNPIQLSYTNADGNPATIACVNSTNGEIRLDGTRINSANTLINCNFPTVPAIFICTPSIGTNPPAVQVALTARNSANSTSVVSSVVNIVLRSY; this is encoded by the coding sequence ATGCTAAAAAATCAAACAATAACCCCAACCAAAATTAAAGGTTTTTCTTTGGTAGAACTTTTGATTGTTGTTACGATATTTGCGATCTTGTCGGTTGTCGGTACACAAATTGTTACTGTTAGTCTAAGAAGTACAACCAAAAGTGAGGAGATGTCTACCGTACGTGAAGATGTCGATTTTGTTTTGAATGTGATCAACAGACAGTTAAGAAACGCCAAAAGTATCGACTGTACCGCTTCAAATCCGATTCAATTATCTTACACCAACGCAGACGGCAATCCGGCTACTATTGCTTGCGTTAATAGTACAAATGGTGAAATTCGACTAGATGGTACCAGGATAAATTCTGCAAATACGCTTATTAATTGCAACTTCCCAACCGTACCCGCGATATTTATTTGTACACCGTCAATTGGAACAAATCCTCCGGCTGTCCAAGTTGCTTTGACGGCGAGAAATTCTGCCAACAGCACATCCGTTGTTTCGAGTGTTGTTAACATTGTTTTAAGGTCTTATTAA
- the pilM gene encoding type IV pilus assembly protein PilM, with protein MSVGLDIGSKTLKIVELSKDGSKFKLRASGIVGYMGETIEHMKSDKELQVLGAAIKKLHKEAKISTKEVAIALPEPQVYMRTVRFPLLTDSEIASAVKWEAEQYIPIPKEEAIIQHMVIERNENTSPPSTIVLLVAAPKALVVKYAKVVESAGLKLVFVETELMSLVRALTTDTRTIMLVDFGARSTDIAIAKNYQLIFSRSIPTAGEAFTRAVSQSLGVEAKQAEEYKRAYGLSNNQLEGKIRNALDPIFRTVADEMKKAIQFYKTDAKGESPQSVMLSGGTAGMPEVASYFTKILGIEVVVGNPFLKVNVDPNAAKSLSGYAPLYAVATGLAMR; from the coding sequence ATGAGCGTCGGACTAGACATAGGAAGTAAAACATTAAAGATAGTAGAGCTATCAAAGGATGGATCTAAATTTAAACTTAGGGCATCCGGAATAGTCGGTTATATGGGAGAAACCATCGAACACATGAAATCCGACAAGGAGCTTCAGGTACTTGGTGCTGCGATTAAAAAATTACATAAAGAAGCTAAAATTTCTACAAAGGAAGTCGCCATAGCCCTTCCCGAGCCGCAGGTTTATATGAGAACGGTAAGATTTCCCCTTCTTACTGATTCCGAAATCGCTTCTGCTGTCAAATGGGAAGCGGAACAATATATCCCAATACCCAAAGAGGAAGCAATAATTCAGCATATGGTAATTGAGAGAAACGAGAATACGTCGCCACCGAGTACGATTGTTCTTCTTGTTGCCGCACCGAAAGCATTGGTTGTGAAATATGCCAAGGTTGTTGAATCCGCAGGTTTAAAACTTGTTTTTGTTGAAACGGAGTTGATGTCTTTGGTGAGAGCTTTAACGACGGATACGAGGACGATCATGCTTGTTGATTTTGGGGCGCGGTCGACGGATATTGCGATCGCAAAAAACTATCAACTTATATTTTCTAGATCAATTCCCACTGCGGGTGAAGCATTCACGAGGGCTGTGTCGCAAAGCCTCGGAGTTGAAGCAAAACAGGCGGAAGAATACAAAAGAGCTTATGGATTGTCAAATAATCAATTGGAAGGAAAAATCAGAAACGCGCTTGATCCGATTTTTAGAACCGTTGCAGACGAGATGAAAAAAGCTATTCAATTTTACAAAACCGATGCCAAGGGTGAATCGCCACAAAGTGTAATGCTCTCCGGTGGTACTGCCGGTATGCCCGAGGTTGCGTCTTACTTTACAAAGATTCTCGGTATTGAAGTTGTGGTGGGTAATCCATTTTTGAAAGTAAATGTTGATCCCAATGCGGCTAAATCGCTTTCGGGTTATGCACCACTTTATGCAGTAGCCACGGGTTTGGCAATGCGATAA
- a CDS encoding KH domain-containing protein — MKELLHYILTGILGNDNFEIREVENENNRLELTIVADKENMGLIIGKGGSTIKAIRNLLRVKSTLDKTSVYVLVEEKID, encoded by the coding sequence ATGAAAGAGCTTCTTCATTACATTTTAACGGGAATTCTTGGTAATGATAATTTCGAAATTCGTGAAGTCGAAAATGAAAATAATCGTCTCGAGCTTACTATCGTTGCAGACAAAGAAAATATGGGGCTAATTATCGGCAAAGGTGGTTCGACAATTAAAGCTATCCGCAATCTTCTCCGCGTTAAAAGCACGCTTGACAAAACTTCGGTGTACGTATTGGTCGAAGAAAAAATTGATTAA
- the rpsP gene encoding 30S ribosomal protein S16 — MIKIRLARFGARNKPFYRVVVTDSKRKITGKPLEVLGFWNPKSQEKSIDKKKLDAWVKKGAQITATLKKLI, encoded by the coding sequence ATGATCAAAATTCGCTTAGCAAGATTTGGAGCAAGAAACAAACCCTTTTACAGGGTCGTGGTCACAGACTCAAAACGTAAAATTACAGGTAAACCGCTTGAGGTATTGGGTTTCTGGAATCCCAAATCACAAGAAAAAAGCATTGACAAGAAAAAACTAGATGCTTGGGTCAAAAAAGGTGCGCAAATAACGGCTACGCTAAAGAAATTAATATAA
- the rnc gene encoding ribonuclease III: MDKSRKISLLFKDANWLTLALTHKSWVNEHPDQRSSNERLEFLGDAVLEFIVSKELFKLLPDKEEGYLTALRANLVNTVNLAHVAGKMDIGKLLYLSKGEEDGGGRSNTSLLANTVEALIGAIFMDSGITKAEEFIQKYLLVDLDKKIKEPLKDAKSRLQEYVQAKGFQAPKYKVEKEIGPDHDKIFYISVLVDGKRWGKGEGKNKAEAAQAAAENAIDNNIKD, translated from the coding sequence ATGGACAAATCGCGAAAAATATCACTTTTATTTAAAGATGCAAACTGGTTAACGCTCGCTCTCACCCACAAGTCTTGGGTAAATGAGCATCCGGATCAACGATCATCAAATGAGCGACTTGAATTTTTAGGCGATGCCGTACTTGAATTTATCGTTTCCAAAGAACTGTTTAAATTACTTCCTGACAAGGAAGAGGGTTATTTAACCGCGCTCCGTGCTAATTTGGTCAATACGGTTAATCTGGCACATGTCGCCGGAAAAATGGATATTGGGAAACTTCTTTATTTATCCAAAGGCGAGGAGGATGGTGGTGGAAGAAGCAATACTTCCTTACTCGCCAACACAGTGGAAGCTTTAATCGGCGCTATTTTTATGGACAGTGGTATTACGAAAGCCGAAGAATTCATTCAAAAATATTTGTTGGTAGATCTTGATAAGAAAATTAAAGAACCGCTTAAAGATGCTAAAAGCAGATTACAAGAATACGTCCAAGCAAAAGGATTCCAAGCTCCCAAATACAAGGTAGAGAAAGAAATTGGACCCGATCACGACAAAATATTTTACATTTCGGTTTTAGTTGACGGTAAACGATGGGGGAAAGGGGAAGGGAAAAACAAAGCTGAAGCGGCACAAGCAGCAGCTGAGAATGCCATCGACAACAATATCAAGGATTAG
- the nusB gene encoding transcription antitermination factor NusB, which produces MKTSKDPRHKQRVDVVKQLFAQSFTQQPHSEKLVDKILENQHVLDAKISQAAPAWPLDKLNRVDLVILRLAVYELDFTSTPPKVIIDEAVELAKQFGSEKSPSFINGVLGTIYHKEE; this is translated from the coding sequence ATGAAAACTTCCAAAGATCCACGACACAAACAACGCGTTGACGTGGTTAAGCAATTGTTTGCGCAGAGTTTCACCCAACAGCCACACTCCGAAAAATTGGTGGATAAGATATTGGAAAATCAACACGTACTTGATGCCAAAATATCCCAAGCTGCACCAGCTTGGCCACTTGATAAGCTTAATAGGGTTGACCTGGTAATATTAAGGCTTGCTGTTTATGAATTGGATTTCACTTCAACACCCCCCAAAGTAATAATCGATGAAGCCGTCGAACTTGCCAAACAATTCGGAAGTGAAAAATCACCCTCGTTTATAAACGGCGTTTTGGGTACTATATACCACAAGGAGGAATAA
- the recG gene encoding ATP-dependent DNA helicase RecG, with protein sequence MDLITSVSHIPSIGPSYTKKLEKLGIFNIHDFLYHVPHRYYDFSKTTLIANSQVGETVTIKAKVQDIVSTYTKKRKQMQLISVSDKSGSLNVVWFNQRYILSTLKKDVEVYLSGEIKWFGRQKAMMSPVYELVKSATGLHTGRLVPVYNETKGLTSKWFRARIASLLTLMEDMQEILPDDDLKHYDLLSLTDALRLIHFPDTLQNAKKARYRLAFNELLSIQLSSLYKKRTWEKTNQAHALAITQNTLNRYINSLPFELTSSQKKVIDEIIVDLKKPHPMNRLLEGDVGSGKTVVAALACYIAYANTYRAVVMAPTQILAKQHYQTLTQLLQPLGVSVGLITANMKKGGNDCDVVVGTHALLGKEDHFDKVAVVIIDEQHRFGVNQRKYLVKKTQNGFYAPDVLTMTATPIPRTIALTLYGDLDLSTLDELPAGRRKITTWIVPEDKRSSAYTWVDNEIETKNIQAFVVCPLIEESESSIMKEVKAVTVEYEKIVKSFPKRRIALLHGKLKAQVKEDVISMFRDKKYDILVTTPIIEVGIDVANATIMIIEAADRFGLAQLHQLRGRVGRSTKKSYCLLFAHAKSDKSDKRLTALTQNKTGFELAEIDLSIRGPGEIFGTKQSGFDELKIASWTDIEIIKKTKKLALYALENEDTYDALIKYMHNSQQY encoded by the coding sequence ATGGACTTGATCACCAGTGTGTCACATATCCCGTCAATCGGCCCCTCATACACTAAAAAGTTAGAAAAATTGGGAATATTTAACATACACGACTTTCTATATCATGTACCACACCGGTATTATGATTTTTCAAAAACAACACTAATTGCCAATTCCCAAGTGGGGGAAACTGTCACTATTAAAGCTAAGGTACAAGACATCGTCTCAACGTACACAAAAAAAAGAAAGCAAATGCAATTAATCTCTGTTAGCGATAAAAGCGGATCGCTCAACGTCGTTTGGTTCAATCAGAGATATATTCTATCAACACTTAAAAAGGATGTTGAGGTCTATCTCTCGGGTGAAATAAAGTGGTTTGGACGGCAAAAAGCTATGATGTCGCCGGTTTACGAATTGGTTAAATCAGCCACGGGTCTCCATACGGGAAGACTTGTCCCGGTATACAACGAAACAAAAGGTCTTACGTCAAAATGGTTCAGGGCAAGAATCGCATCACTCCTTACTCTTATGGAAGATATGCAGGAAATACTCCCCGACGATGATTTAAAACACTATGACTTACTTTCGTTAACCGATGCGTTACGCCTTATTCACTTTCCCGACACACTACAAAACGCCAAAAAGGCTCGTTATCGACTTGCATTTAACGAACTCTTATCTATCCAATTGTCGTCACTTTACAAAAAACGCACATGGGAAAAAACCAATCAGGCACACGCACTGGCGATAACACAAAACACATTAAATAGATATATCAATTCATTACCTTTTGAGCTTACGTCATCTCAAAAAAAAGTTATCGACGAAATAATTGTAGATTTAAAAAAACCTCATCCCATGAATCGCTTACTTGAAGGTGACGTTGGGTCGGGTAAAACCGTTGTCGCGGCGCTTGCCTGCTATATAGCCTACGCTAACACATACCGCGCTGTGGTTATGGCACCGACACAAATACTGGCAAAGCAACATTATCAAACATTAACTCAGCTGTTGCAACCTCTGGGAGTAAGTGTTGGTTTGATAACTGCGAATATGAAAAAAGGTGGTAATGACTGCGATGTTGTTGTTGGAACTCATGCTCTACTGGGGAAAGAGGATCATTTCGATAAGGTCGCTGTTGTGATAATTGACGAACAACACCGTTTCGGAGTAAACCAACGTAAATACCTTGTTAAAAAAACCCAAAACGGTTTTTACGCTCCCGATGTTTTGACAATGACTGCAACTCCAATTCCGAGAACCATTGCCTTAACACTTTATGGAGATCTTGATCTTTCCACTCTTGATGAATTACCTGCAGGGCGACGAAAAATTACCACTTGGATAGTACCCGAAGACAAACGCAGTAGTGCCTATACATGGGTAGATAATGAAATCGAGACGAAAAATATCCAAGCATTTGTCGTTTGTCCGTTAATTGAGGAGAGTGAATCCAGTATTATGAAAGAGGTTAAAGCAGTTACCGTCGAATACGAGAAGATTGTGAAGTCGTTCCCCAAACGTCGCATCGCCCTCTTACATGGAAAATTAAAGGCACAAGTCAAAGAAGATGTAATCTCCATGTTCAGAGATAAAAAATACGATATTCTTGTTACGACACCGATAATCGAAGTTGGCATTGATGTTGCCAATGCAACAATTATGATAATTGAGGCGGCTGACAGATTTGGACTCGCACAGCTTCATCAATTACGAGGAAGGGTAGGCAGGAGCACTAAAAAATCATATTGTCTTTTATTCGCACATGCAAAATCAGATAAATCCGACAAACGCTTAACCGCACTCACCCAAAACAAAACCGGTTTTGAACTTGCCGAGATCGATCTTTCAATTAGGGGGCCAGGGGAAATTTTTGGGACTAAACAAAGCGGTTTCGATGAGTTAAAAATTGCATCCTGGACTGATATTGAAATTATCAAAAAAACAAAAAAACTCGCCCTTTACGCTTTGGAAAACGAGGACACGTATGATGCTCTGATAAAATATATGCACAACAGTCAGCAATATTAG
- the tyrS gene encoding tyrosine--tRNA ligase: MHNDIEDILTRGVANIVPDKKHLAKLLTSKKITIYAGFDATAPRLHLGHTVPFRKLQRFAKLGHKVIFLIGDFTTLVGDNSDKETERPILTSEEIKNNWKDFKKQASKILDFSLIEVKKNSDWLSKLTFSDVVKITQQFSVGDFIGRELVRKRLYSGGRVGLHEMLYPIMQGYDHYYLDADLQIGATEQTFNLQAGRTLQKYYRAKESYFMTLDILEGTDGKKMSKSVGNCIWLMDDPSDMYGKVMNISDSLIESYFILATDTPTEVVKTIIGDLKSGKVHPMETKKLLAHTIVTELHDTTKANQAQEAFKKTFQDKKPDFTKNVKNEGTLAKTIAPFTSLASVSESKRQITQGAVSVNEQVIRDPHYKTSSGQNIKLGKKIFLKVV; the protein is encoded by the coding sequence ATGCATAATGATATTGAAGATATTTTAACCCGCGGAGTTGCCAATATCGTGCCGGATAAAAAACATTTGGCGAAATTACTCACGTCTAAAAAAATTACTATATATGCCGGTTTTGATGCCACCGCACCGAGATTACATCTTGGCCATACGGTTCCTTTCAGAAAATTGCAGCGCTTTGCCAAACTGGGGCATAAAGTCATATTTCTTATCGGCGACTTCACCACCTTAGTGGGGGATAATTCTGACAAAGAAACCGAGCGGCCGATATTAACCAGTGAAGAAATTAAAAACAATTGGAAGGATTTTAAAAAACAAGCTTCAAAAATTCTGGATTTCTCACTGATTGAAGTCAAAAAGAATAGCGACTGGCTGTCAAAACTAACCTTTAGTGATGTCGTTAAAATAACGCAGCAATTTTCCGTCGGCGATTTTATAGGACGTGAATTGGTCAGGAAAAGACTATATTCAGGTGGAAGGGTCGGTCTTCACGAAATGCTTTATCCTATTATGCAGGGCTATGATCACTATTATCTGGATGCCGACTTACAAATCGGTGCAACCGAGCAAACCTTTAATCTTCAAGCAGGACGCACTTTACAAAAATACTATCGAGCAAAGGAAAGTTACTTTATGACACTTGATATTTTGGAGGGGACAGATGGCAAAAAAATGAGTAAAAGCGTCGGCAACTGCATCTGGCTGATGGATGATCCAAGCGACATGTATGGGAAGGTTATGAATATTTCCGACTCACTCATTGAATCGTATTTTATACTTGCAACCGATACACCAACCGAAGTCGTCAAAACAATCATTGGTGATCTTAAATCTGGCAAGGTTCACCCGATGGAAACCAAAAAACTATTAGCTCATACAATTGTCACCGAGCTTCACGACACAACCAAGGCGAATCAAGCTCAAGAAGCGTTTAAAAAAACTTTCCAGGATAAAAAACCCGATTTCACAAAAAACGTTAAAAACGAAGGAACTCTCGCAAAAACCATTGCGCCCTTTACATCTTTGGCAAGTGTCTCGGAGTCAAAGAGGCAGATTACCCAAGGCGCGGTAAGCGTAAACGAACAAGTTATCCGCGATCCACATTATAAAACCTCAAGCGGTCAAAATATCAAACTAGGTAAGAAAATATTTTTAAAGGTTGTATAG